A segment of the Malaclemys terrapin pileata isolate rMalTer1 chromosome 1, rMalTer1.hap1, whole genome shotgun sequence genome:
TgtcttgtttttgctgatgtttCAATGAAAGGAATTCCATAACTTCGTGCTAAGTCCTGAGCTTGTTTTGTATCTACTGTTCTGGAAGGTAAGTCACATTTGTTTCCTACTAGCACCATGGGGACATCTTCAGAATCTTTAACTCTTTTTATTTGTTCcctaaaataaaatggaaagatTTCATTTCAATACTTTTAGTAGTGTTAATACAGTAGAATTTTAGGGGAGGAAACAAAATGCAGTTAGACATTTCTATTATTTCCAAATGGGTCAACACTACATCATAGTTTCCTTTTATTTGATGTGTACATTATTTGAAACTTTTCAATAACGGTTAAACTAGGAGATACTACTGCCTTTCCCCCCAGATTTAGCatttcaactaaaaaaaaagaGCATAAATATTGGTCACATGGTTATTGATAGCGGTGGGACTCCAAGAGCTAAAATTACATGAGTCCTGATTCCATTTACACTACACCTGCTTTACTTTTATCCCCACTTTAGAGTCCTTTCACATTGCCAGAGCAACATAAAGGGCCTCTGTGTGgatgagaatcaggctcagatAGTGTTCTTGTTTTATTCCCCAGGGACTTTGTCCCATTTAGCCAAAACTCCTACTCCTGTCTGGTGGAGTAGTGCAATAGCAAAGTCATAAAAGTCTATCTTAATTTTACAATATTTGAGCTCTCTACCTGAAGAGATTAACAAAACAGCAGAATCAAAACTTGATTATTTGGTAGGAAAAGATCTCCAAATATGCTGCAAGATCTTATTTACTAGGGTTCTTAACTGTAAATGAGGTGTGATTGCTTTTGTGAGCAATGGCAAAGTTTATGAGAAAACTGTCCCCTCCTTCCCACTCCTCTTCTTGGCCAGGCAACGTGAGCAAGTAATTTGTTTCCAAGGCTAGCATCAGAGGCACAGTTGATTTGCTCCTCTTCTAAGAGCTCGCCTACACTTGCAGTGGCATGTAGGGTACACGTaactacacactgcagtgaaaagcaggctgcgtcCATGCTGACGTTTAGATACATGTGGCAGTTAAAGGGTCTGGTGGGGAGAGGCACGGGGAGCCCTGCCCTACAGCCCTGGGCAAAGCgtccaccccaccctccctgccagagcctttccccattgccCAGGCAGAGCCTTTTCCCTCCACCCTGCAAGTgacacccacccactcccctgccaAAACTTTCCGTGCTGCCTCGCACCACACCACACCCAccagagctagggttaccatacgtccggattttcccagacatgtccggctttttgggcctcaaatccccgtccgggaggaaatcccaaaaagccagaaatgcccaggaaaatagggagggagggcccggcggtgctcagccgggggccggggccactggggccggcggtgctcggccaggggccggcaccccagggcccaggccaagcaggagatgctggggccagagcctcttggcctgggccggccagccgccggagggagccgctcagcccggggggccggactgggccatgccgcgccctgccccagccccagcttacctgctgcctccctgtttcaggcttcccgcgaacatttgattcgcaggaagcaggggagggggaggagcagggggtggagcgttcaggggagggggcagatttggggcagggactttggggaaggggcaggggcaggactggggaaggggcagagttggggcggggccagggccccgtggagtgtcctcctttttttaaattaaaatatggtaaccctaccagagcCTCTCTCTACAGTGCCACCCCCTCGCTGAGACTTTCCTGACGCCCCGGCGCAGCGCAGCATTCACCACCACCAGAATCTTTCCCCGCTGCCTAAGCCTTTCACTGTGGCaggaaaaggctccagcagcaggacactacactaaCAATAGCAATGCAGACATGGGACACATTGCTTGGGCACGTAGAGAACCGTACAGGGTACAGACCCTAATGTTCTGGCATGTGTGTACTCCACTCATCTAAGCAATGCCCCAccatctatactgctatttatacctgtactAGCTGTGCATGCGGTCTGTACTCTACATACCGCCATAAGTGTAGACACAACATTAGTGTCTCAATTTACTGTCTTCCCACATTTAGAAAACATGCAAGGTTCTCAAGAATTGTTTATGATCAATGTTTTATTGTACAGCATTTTTGCTGATTGATTATACTGCCTGACATCCTTTTGCACATACTATCTCAGCTTTTTTAACCAATAAAATACTATTAAAAACCCACAATAGCTGGCATGTATTAAAATCAATACTGCTGACATCTATGCTAGGGGGCGATTTTAAGATCTTTCTCTTCAAATCACTGATTTACTTTTCTCTGAGACTTTCTTTAGTAAGGGGATCCCTCTTTCAAATACTAGTTAGAATGCATCTTTCAAATACTGGATTAAAACTATTTGGCAAGACAATGATGTTGCTGAAAGAATCTCCACAGATAATGCCAATCACTAATTTAATTTGTTTCCCACCCAGACAGTCTGGAAGTTTACTCCTTAATTAACATAGCTATGGTTtcttatctttccaggtatttagTTCTGTGAACCTTCAATCTCAGATCACAAGCTCATTCACTGATGTGTGAACAGAAGAATTCAACCCTTAATGTTCTGCGGGGAGAGGTTGTATAACAAGAAGCCTTCTTACATAATTACAGTTGTGCTCTCTGCATTATCTCTGTAAGAAGGGTTTAAAAGCCATACCATATAACTCAAAATACGGAAAGCTATGTTCCTTTTTCTGTTAAAGCAAGAATAAAAATAAGTTTGCTATAACCACACAGGAAGTCCTCTGGactggtggttgaagcatgaagggatacatgaatctttagcgcatctagcaGGTAAATATGTTACAAcaacagctacaacagtgccatgcgaacgcctgttcttgttcacaatgtcacctgaaagtgagaagcaggcagcattatctcctgcaaattgtaaccagccttgtttgtctgagtggttggctgaacaaaaagtaggattgagtggatttgtaggctctaaagttttacattgttttatttttgaatgcactttttttttaaataattctacatttgtaagttcaactttcatgataaagagattgcactacagtatttgtatgagatgaatttaaaatttttttttgttttttacagtgcaaatatttgtaatcaaaaataaatataaagtaagcactgtacactttgtattctctgttgtaacaGAAAttactatatttgaaaatgtagtaaacatccaaaaatatttaaaataaatggtattttattgttaacagcgcgattaatcatgattaaaaaaattaatcatttgacagccctatatTTTTCTCATGTGCcttgcctcccctctcccccaatgtgGGCTTGCTAGTTATACAAACCACAAGATTAGGTTGCTTAATGCACTGTATGTGGGACTAAACAGAGACAATTCTTAAAATGAATCTAGTACAAGAGGTGAACTTAGAATGTCATGGCTGTGTTTCACATTGGGAGCACATTACTCTAGCGCTCTGGGATCTGCATTGGCTTCCAATATGTTCCTAGGTTGAATTCCAGGTGGTGATAATTTATTAAGTCACAAAAGGTTTGAGACTTAATAAATTGAgacctctaagctgcgtggccgcgcagctgcctattaagctcCACACAGGGGCTCCGGGCCATggcggggagaggcgcccctcccccaaccccaacacAGACCTGCCCTGGACTTGCAGAGGGAaaggtgcccctcccctggctccaacTCAGCCCTGGCACGGATCTGCCATTCCCAGGGGAAAagcgcccctctcccccagcccaggtgctgctgcagggggagagagactggggggaatcctctccccccactgtaacccctgggcagcctgcaccccaaacctctcctctctggtcccaccccagagcctgaacccccagctggagccctcacacccccccacacacacacacacacacaccgcaaccctctgccccagccctgagcccctcatcctcggccccacctcggagccctcacctcctttccccctgcaccccaatcctctgccccagccctgagccctcccccccacacacacacactccaaacctctcggtcccacccccaccacatgaattttgttatatgcaccaatatggaggtgatcaCCTCCATAGCGGTacacataaaattcattccgtACATGCGTAggaaaaattaaagggaacaCTGGTTGAGACTGCCACTCTCTGATGCCAAATTCCCAAAGTTAAGATCAATGGAAGATGGAGGCAAGAGAGCTGAAGATCCTCACTATAAATGGGAGGGAGCGCCTCACCGGGTATTCTCTGGAAGTGGTCCTGAATTTGGAAGTGTGCTCCGCTCCCCTTCCCTTGGTCCAAAGTCCAAATCTGTTAATCTTTTTCTTCAGGGTACAGACCAATAGTTACCCtaatttgtgtttattttaattatcCTTATATTAGCAGTATGGATCTTTGTTTGTGTCACTATTGGAAAAGTTGTTCTTTATATTTTGTAATATATTTATGACATGGGCaactttttaaaggtttttaataCATAAATAGCCACTATAATCAGGAAAGTCATAATACATATCATATTAAGTCATAATAGATAACTagggccaaggttttcaaagtATACATAAAATTTGGTGTCTGATTTGAAAAACCTAAACAGACCCCCAGGCTCCATCCATACATCCTGCTATACCAggtgtgggcaaactatggcccacaggccacagccagcctgcgggactgtcctgcccagccccagagctcctggcccaggaggctagcccccggtcccccctccctcacagcctcagcttgctcacTCTGCCGCTTGCACAATGCTCTTGGCAGCGGGACTGTGAGCTccgggggcagcgcagctgcagagccgggccTGACCGGTCTCTGTGCTGAGTGGCGGTGGCgcggcccagctccagccgggtggcgcagctgtagcgccaccagccaccggtgctccaggcagtgcgggaAGGGGGCACggaacagggtgggttggatagagggAAGGGGAGTTCAGgagggtggtcagggggcaggggtgtggatagggttggggggggaacagggggttgaatggggacagggatccggggggggggggcaggcagtcaggaagggggagggttggatggggcggcagggggcaatcaggggacagggagaaggcgcggttggatggggcaagggttggggggggggggctgtcaggaatgagaggaggggttggatggggcagcgggggtctgggagcagtcaggggacagggagcagggtgtgtgtggatggggcaggggtaccGGGAGAGccgtcagggaatggggggggggggtagagataggaggtgggggccaggccacgactccctcccctaaccggccctccatacaatttccaaaacccaatgtggccctcaggccaaaaagtttgcccgctccTGTGCTATATAGTGACAGATAAGGGCCCCACGGAGATGGGTTTTTTGGTTCACACCATGGATCGCCATATCTTTTCATACTTCACACACAGAGCACAACTACTCTACTTTAATTCCAAGAATGCCTGCTATAGCCTCAGAATGGGCAGGATTTGCCCGAGAGATACAAATCACCTCCATTCACCTCAATAGGATGTTAACGTTGAAATCTCCTCATTTccatatttattttacattttatttacctTTCAAAATTGCCCAACTTCTTGACCTTCCAGGAGGCTTCAGCCATCTCCCTTCTACCTACTCAAAACCCTGTGTAATGCTCCAAGCGTAAGTGGCAAATTGGAAATATTCTGGCTAAGTAACTAAAGGATTGATTAGTATACATTTAATGGCCTATTAACTGCAATAGCAGCTTTGAAACCCTGCTTATCATATTTACTccggggggaattctgcaccactgttagggtgaccagacgtcccgatatttacgcgaattgtcccgatattttgctctCAGGCGCACAGGCGGAAGGGCTCACGCTCCCgcaccccgactccgccccttccctcccccactggatccctctccaaatccctgccctggccccgcctctttcccaagcacgccgcattcctctcctccctcccaccatccCAGACTTacgctaatcagctgtatggcagtgcaagtgctggagggagggggaagaagcaggaggtggagcggaggcgaactggtgtggggggagagggtcgtggagctgccggtgggtgctcagcccccaccaatttttcctatgctccggCGGCTCTGGGttcttttgcttttgtttatttttttccctccgcTGCTGGctcgtttttgttttttggtttttttgctctgcccgcaccccgcatcccgatatttcacgtttctcatctggtcaccctaaccactgTACATGTGCAGAACTCATGTatggtgcagaatttttttttttaaccacacagaaaatacattctgccccagaagtgctgcagttctgccttttgcccaccagaggccactGTGGAGCCAGAAGAGCCAGGAGCATGAACACAACTggctgttctggcaccacagcgACCTCTGGTGGGAAAAAGatagaactgcagcacttctcaggcagaaaatatttctgtgtggaaaaaatttcagaattcccccaggagtagaagttTATCACAGCATCCTGCCCACGGAGCGGTTAGGACAGAGAGTGGAACACATGAGGCTGCTGGGGCACAAGCTCAGAAGCTAGTGGAGTGACAGCACtgagggggttgaatgggagtgggggtgcaagaccacatggggatggggctgcagaGACCTGGGGGTGGGCAGGTGCAGGGACAGATGTACCTGATTGAATGGGAAAGACTTTggatcagccagggtctgcatgggggaggctccccaactccctaacaatccctcccctaaaaaaaaccaacttgttctatacttctcccacccgcacccaacaaccctccacgttcactccaggctccttccctctccctcagttaCTCCGTTACCCTTGACTCCCCCAAgactttgcactgcttctgaaggGTGTGGGAAATACGTTTCTGTAttatagtttaaatgaattactcaaagttctgtttcAATATGCCTAGtcaggaatctatttgtcaaaaaaaaaaaaataataataataataataataataccagaatcttttttttgtctgtattgttacagacatacttgatgacaggtattttgaagtaaattaccaaaataactgaaactggcatgattatattatgttattttgacaaataaaatatacagaatttttaatgttttggtgcagaattccccaggagtaatatatTATTATTCCACAACTAACTAAACTGTAGGAAACAAACCCATCTTTTGGTATGAGGGAGTGCAagcaagcttctctctctcttttgagaGTCACCAAGATTATaatataacttaaaaaaaaaaaaaaagcttacctATAATGGTGAATATCTTCAAATGATTTTGTATTATTTATGGCAAATACACATAGGAAGCCCTCCCCTGTTCTCATGTATTGGTCCCTCATTGCACTGtactcttcttgacctgctgtaTCAAGAATATCCAAGAGACAGGTTTCTCCATCAATTACTACTTGTTTCCTGTAGGAATcctgagaagagaaaaaaaaaatctttaatttaaaCATGGCAGACTTTGACTTATAACTCCACTTAACAAATGACCTTAAAATTCTTTTCAAAATTAAGCAAGACTCCACATCCCTGATTCAGGTATTAGCCACCCTTTttttagagatgggcaaactgaggcacagagaagataAATTACATGATCAAGGTTATACAGCAAGCCAACAGCAAAGTGAAGAATAGACCCAGAAATGTAGATTTTAAttcccctgctccagctgctAGACTCTGCCTCCATAATCTTAAACATATGAAGTATAATGTTTTCTAAAGAACATCAGATGCAAGTGGCAGTCCTCTTTTCTTTGCCCTATAGAAAACTGTAATTTGGATACAGTCCCAGATCAGAAGTTCAGTGGTTGCATTTTCATCAATACCAGGGTTCCAGAAATATGCAACCCATGGTTTTTCTGGGTCTAATTTACCTTAAGTCTAGTCACTTCATGAACAATTAAATCAGGCGTTTCATCTTCACACCATGGATATTTTCAGGAAACATCCATGAACCATGTCCAACACTGAAAACAGTACACAAACTAGCCAGATGTAAATAAACAGTTTACAAACACATTTGCAATTCCTAAATTTACACCAATGAAAGAGGAAGAATAGATTTAAGAATGAATGCAAGAGCCTAACATTTAGTGTTGCGGGCAATAAGTTTATTTTCTACCACTAAGCAGCCTGAAACATGAAAATTAGAATAACCAGTAATTTGAAGACATTTTGTTACTAAACTTTGAAAAACTTAACCTATGGCTACACTAGGGAGCTTACAGCAGCGCAGATGCATCAGTATAGCTGAgccactgtaaactctctagtggagctgctctaagccgacaggagagagctctcccattgacttagttACTCCAGCCACTgcaagcagcggtagctatgtcggtagGAGAAGCTCTTCCA
Coding sequences within it:
- the KRAS gene encoding GTPase KRas isoform X3, encoding MTEYKLVVVGAGGVGKSALTIQLIQNHFVDEYDPTIEDSYRKQVVIDGETCLLDILDTAGQEEYSAMRDQYMRTGEGFLCVFAINNTKSFEDIHHYREQIKRVKDSEDVPMVLVGNKCDLPSRTVDTKQAQDLARSYGIPFIETSAKTRQRVEDAFYTLVREIRQYRVKKISKEEKTPGCVKIKKCLVM
- the KRAS gene encoding GTPase KRas isoform X1, which codes for MLNGLLKMTEYKLVVVGAGGVGKSALTIQLIQNHFVDEYDPTIEDSYRKQVVIDGETCLLDILDTAGQEEYSAMRDQYMRTGEGFLCVFAINNTKSFEDIHHYREQIKRVKDSEDVPMVLVGNKCDLPSRTVDTKQAQDLARSYGIPFIETSAKTRQGVDDAFYTLVREIRKHKEKMTKDGKKKKKKTKTKCIIM
- the KRAS gene encoding GTPase KRas isoform X2 codes for the protein MLNGLLKMTEYKLVVVGAGGVGKSALTIQLIQNHFVDEYDPTIEDSYRKQVVIDGETCLLDILDTAGQEEYSAMRDQYMRTGEGFLCVFAINNTKSFEDIHHYREQIKRVKDSEDVPMVLVGNKCDLPSRTVDTKQAQDLARSYGIPFIETSAKTRQRVEDAFYTLVREIRQYRVKKISKEEKTPGVSMMPSTR